In the Hordeum vulgare subsp. vulgare chromosome 7H, MorexV3_pseudomolecules_assembly, whole genome shotgun sequence genome, one interval contains:
- the LOC123410730 gene encoding acid phosphatase 1-like isoform X1, translating to MRHILLVLAAAAAVVVAGAEPVLREVTDAPTAVSSGVSDADALFCDSWRLSVETANAGPWRTVPARCGASVRAYMEGERYASDSAVAAAESLAFAAQAFASGEGGAMPAWVFDVDETLLSNAPYYAVSGWGATQTSAASYLSAQNSQYPSPAIQSHGEAISSFLATGLQEFNETSFDAWVDVAKAPALPSSLKLYSELQGLGFHIILLTGRSELQRNTTEENLLFAGYHSWEKLILRQISDIGKTAVQYKSERRAAMEAQGFKILGNSGDQWSDLIGLPMATRSFKLPNPMYFIS from the exons ATGCGTCACATCCTCCTCGTTCTCGCGGCCGCAGCGGCGGTCGTCGTCGCCGGCGCCGAGCCCGTCCTCCGCGAGGTCACGGACGCCCCCACCGCCGTGTCCTCGGGCGTCTCCGACGCGGACGCGCTCTTCTGCGACAGCTGGAGGCTGTCGGTGGAGACGGCCAACGCGGGCCCCTGGCGCACCGTGCCTGCGCGCTGCGGGGCGTCCGTGCGCGCGTACATGGAGGGCGAGCGCTACGCGTCCGACTCCGCCGTCGCGGCCGCCGAATCCCTCGCCTTCGCCGCGCAGGCATTCGCGTCTGGAGAGGGGGGAGCCATGCCGGCGTGGGTGTTCGACGTCGACGAGACGCTGCTCTCCAACGCACCCTACTATGCCGTCAGCGGATGGGG aGCCACCCAAACATCAGCGGCATCTTATCTTTCTGCTCAAAATTCTCAATATCCATCACCAGCAATTCAAAGTCATGGTGAAGCAATCTCCAGTTTCTTAGCAACCGG ATTACAGGAATTCAACGAGACTTCATTTGATGCATGGGTAGATGTAGCAAAAGCACCTGCATTACCATCTAGCTTGAAACTATACAGTGAACTGCAAGGACTTGGTTTCCATATTATTCTCTTGACTGGACGAAGTGAATTACAGCGAAATACTACAGAAGAAAATCTCTTGTTTGCTGGCTACCATTCATGGGAAAAACTCATACTGAG GCAAATCTCTGATATTGGCAAGACTGCTGTGCAGTACAAATCAGAGAGGCGAGCTGCGATGGAAGCGCAAGGATTCAAGATACTTGGAAACTCTGGGGATCAGTGGAGTGATTTGATAGGATTGCCAATGGCAACGAGATCCTTTAAGCTTCCGAATCCAATGTACTTCATCAGTTGA
- the LOC123410730 gene encoding acid phosphatase 1-like isoform X2 has product MRHILLVLAAAAAVVVAGAEPVLREVTDAPTAVSSGVSDADALFCDSWRLSVETANAGPWRTVPARCGASVRAYMEGERYASDSAVAAAESLAFAAQAFASGEGGAMPAWVFDVDETLLSNAPYYAVSGWGLQEFNETSFDAWVDVAKAPALPSSLKLYSELQGLGFHIILLTGRSELQRNTTEENLLFAGYHSWEKLILRQISDIGKTAVQYKSERRAAMEAQGFKILGNSGDQWSDLIGLPMATRSFKLPNPMYFIS; this is encoded by the exons ATGCGTCACATCCTCCTCGTTCTCGCGGCCGCAGCGGCGGTCGTCGTCGCCGGCGCCGAGCCCGTCCTCCGCGAGGTCACGGACGCCCCCACCGCCGTGTCCTCGGGCGTCTCCGACGCGGACGCGCTCTTCTGCGACAGCTGGAGGCTGTCGGTGGAGACGGCCAACGCGGGCCCCTGGCGCACCGTGCCTGCGCGCTGCGGGGCGTCCGTGCGCGCGTACATGGAGGGCGAGCGCTACGCGTCCGACTCCGCCGTCGCGGCCGCCGAATCCCTCGCCTTCGCCGCGCAGGCATTCGCGTCTGGAGAGGGGGGAGCCATGCCGGCGTGGGTGTTCGACGTCGACGAGACGCTGCTCTCCAACGCACCCTACTATGCCGTCAGCGGATGGGG ATTACAGGAATTCAACGAGACTTCATTTGATGCATGGGTAGATGTAGCAAAAGCACCTGCATTACCATCTAGCTTGAAACTATACAGTGAACTGCAAGGACTTGGTTTCCATATTATTCTCTTGACTGGACGAAGTGAATTACAGCGAAATACTACAGAAGAAAATCTCTTGTTTGCTGGCTACCATTCATGGGAAAAACTCATACTGAG GCAAATCTCTGATATTGGCAAGACTGCTGTGCAGTACAAATCAGAGAGGCGAGCTGCGATGGAAGCGCAAGGATTCAAGATACTTGGAAACTCTGGGGATCAGTGGAGTGATTTGATAGGATTGCCAATGGCAACGAGATCCTTTAAGCTTCCGAATCCAATGTACTTCATCAGTTGA
- the LOC123410731 gene encoding uncharacterized protein LOC123410731: MGEHRVGERRRGGEGVIVGAGGSGDDSASESMAASFDSGASSGSLCSSIMSSLTDDDDDAESSPVAGDPTSSSSSSPSDAMQLEGDGGGPLYELSPLLAHLPVRTGLSKYYKGKSQSFTSLSDVKCLQDLAKKTTARVCRKASRSSISLHAPGPFSKTIAKKLAPMGSSGRGPSRAWSRGLSLRSGKPPAYQSKKELCSRHDMLAKGDARFCNMG, encoded by the exons ATGGGGGAGCACCGTGTAGGCGAACGacgtcgaggaggtgaaggcgtgaTCGTCGGCGCCGGCGGCAGCGGGGACGACTCGGCGTCCGAGTCGATGGCTGCCAGCTTTGATTCCGGCGCGTCCAGCGGATCGCTGTGCTCGTCGATCATGTCCAGCCTgacagacgacgacgacgacgccgagtCTTCCCCGGTGGCGGGTGATCCtacgtcgtcttcatcgtcatcgcCGTCGGATGCGATGCAGCTGGAAGGGGACGGCGGCGGGCCACTCTACGAGCTGTCGCCGCTGCTGGCGCACCTTCCCGTCAG GACAGGGCTGTCTAAGTACTACAAAGGGAAGTCCCAGTCCTTCACATCTCTGTCCGACGTCAAATGCTTGCAAGATCTCGCAAAGAAGACCACCGCCCGCGTCTGCAGGAAGGCGAGCCGCTCATCGATTTCGCTTCATGCTCCAGGACCTTTCAGCAAGACGATAGCGAAGAAGTTGGCGCCCATGGGTTCTTCGGGCCGGGGGCCGTCAAGAGCATGGAGCAGGGGCCTTTCTCTCAGAAGCGGTAAACCACCTGCTTACCAGAGCAAGAAAGAGTTGTGCAGTAGACATGATATGCTAGCTAAAGGTGATGCAAGGTTTTGTAACATGGGATGA